Sequence from the Candidatus Hinthialibacter antarcticus genome:
AGATTCTCCAAACGCTGGCGCCGAAGCAGAGCAAGCCGGCTATGATGGAGGCGGCGTCTGGTCCGTTCTCGGCGGCGGACGTTTTCTGTATACATTCGGTACTGTTTTGCCGACTGATTACAGTACAACCGTGACCCATACCGTCAGCGCTCAATTAGAGCGTACATTTGACGGCATGCGCTATGTCGCAAACCCTGTCCATCACTTTGTGCCCGATGGTCGCGATGTGACCGAACTCTATCGCGTTTCAACCACCGAATCGTGCAACAAATGCCACACCAGCATCGGTATACACGGCGGCGCTCGCAAAGATTATACGCTTTGCTTAATGTGCCACACCGACCAATCGGTTGACCCGGACACTGGCAACAGCGTTGAAATGGGCGAAATGATCCATAAAATTCACATGGGCCACAATCTCCCCAGCGTCCAAGCGGGCGAGCCCTATCAGATCATTGGCTACCGCCAATCCGTCCATGACTACTCGCATGTTGGCTACCCACAAGAAGTGAACAACTGCGCCTCCTGCCACAATGGCCCGGAAGGCGATGTTTATATGACCAAGCCCAATCGTCAATCGTGCGGCGCATGCCACGATGACGTTGATTTTGCAGCGGGCGTAGAACACATCGTCCAAACGGATGACACCATGTGCGCCGCCTGCCACAGCGCAGACAGCATTACATCGAACCACATGCCGACGCATCTTTCACCTGTATTAAAAGGCTTGAATGCGGAAATTCTTGAAGTTCGCAATGCGGCGCCAGGCCAAGCGCCCAGCGCATTAATTAAGGTATCAGAAGACGACGGAACCATCATCGCCCCAGCGGATTTAGGGCGTTTGTACATCGTGTTCGCCGGACCAACCAGCGAATATATGTCCTACACTGAAGAAAACGTCATCAGCAACACCACCAACACGGTTGCAGAAGGCGATGCGTTGCTCTACACCTTTAGCAACGTCATCCCCGCCGATGCGCAAGGCAGTTACGCCTTTGCCATTGAAACCCGCCGTTCGGTTGAAGTGAATGAAGGTTCTTACAATGAAAGCGCCGTGAATCCGGTCTTTACCGTTGCGATCACTGACGACCAACCGGTAGAACGCCGCACCGTCGTCACAGACGCCAAGTGCAATACCTGCCACGACTCATTAAAGTTCCATGGCAACCTGCGCATTTCGATGGATTACTGCGTCATGTGCCATAACCCCAACAAGAGCGACATCGGTCGTCGCGCCGAGGGCGTT
This genomic interval carries:
- a CDS encoding OmcA/MtrC family decaheme c-type cytochrome, with product MKYGIWGQVLLASVLLVIPTMTVCSQDGFVASIESVAINGNMQAEVTFLMVDAAGQPLSPTGVSGIENGGDISVRGVIMAYLSPETGYMSYSTSTATAPEDSPNAGAEAEQAGYDGGGVWSVLGGGRFLYTFGTVLPTDYSTTVTHTVSAQLERTFDGMRYVANPVHHFVPDGRDVTELYRVSTTESCNKCHTSIGIHGGARKDYTLCLMCHTDQSVDPDTGNSVEMGEMIHKIHMGHNLPSVQAGEPYQIIGYRQSVHDYSHVGYPQEVNNCASCHNGPEGDVYMTKPNRQSCGACHDDVDFAAGVEHIVQTDDTMCAACHSADSITSNHMPTHLSPVLKGLNAEILEVRNAAPGQAPSALIKVSEDDGTIIAPADLGRLYIVFAGPTSEYMSYTEENVISNTTNTVAEGDALLYTFSNVIPADAQGSYAFAIETRRSVEVNEGSYNESAVNPVFTVAITDDQPVERRTVVTDAKCNTCHDSLKFHGNLRISMDYCVMCHNPNKSDIGRRAEGVGGGESVSFSRLIHKIHRGHNLTQDYTVYGYGNTAHNYNEILFPGLNQECTVCHVEQPALPLGDNVAAINFEDKDGVQVNMAPTSAVCLSCHDTDDAASHAATFVSDNGESCDLCHGPGASADIAKSHAFNTFLNVETTTGGTRVPFWQQY